Proteins from a genomic interval of Candidatus Omnitrophota bacterium:
- a CDS encoding S41 family peptidase, producing the protein MSAPGNKPFVLLFALLLLIFLSLGIGVQRSVLALDDIDEELKQLEIIIDIMGMIQKDYVNPEKTKTQDLINGAIHGMVSKLDRYSVYMEKDEAKEFNDQTQGSFGGLGIQFDIVDGWLTVIAPLPGTPADKAGVMSGDRIVEIEGENTRNINIDQVTKKLKGEPGTTVHIVIARRGESKLIEKTITREIINTNAVEKEEKRMLDGSIGYIRLRDFTRDAAEEVESAIQELRLQGMKGLIFDLRYNGGGLLNVAVKTSDLFIEPGKVIMSHKDNRGVETKYYAEKKPLGDFLLAILVNEYSASASEIVAGCIQDQKRGVIVGPIGHKTLGKGSVQTLYDLKQGASLKLTTAKYYTPSGRSIEDDQGLTPDVFVQITDNQRDAVRKAGKIGYLTPELVGQKPKEEAPHKVSVEEAFQPPKETNGEESIYDIELYTAYQCLKGAEVLLSLGAAQN; encoded by the coding sequence ATGTCCGCTCCGGGAAACAAGCCTTTCGTTCTTTTATTTGCGCTACTCCTCTTGATCTTCCTTTCTCTCGGCATCGGCGTTCAGCGAAGCGTGCTGGCCCTGGACGATATCGATGAAGAGTTGAAGCAGTTGGAAATCATTATCGACATTATGGGCATGATTCAAAAAGACTACGTCAATCCGGAGAAGACCAAAACCCAAGACCTTATCAACGGCGCTATCCACGGCATGGTCTCCAAACTCGACCGCTACAGCGTCTATATGGAAAAAGACGAAGCCAAGGAATTCAACGATCAGACGCAAGGCTCCTTTGGCGGATTGGGCATTCAATTCGACATCGTCGATGGATGGTTGACCGTCATCGCCCCCTTGCCGGGAACCCCGGCGGATAAAGCCGGCGTTATGAGCGGAGACCGGATTGTGGAGATCGAAGGCGAAAACACCCGCAACATCAACATCGATCAGGTTACGAAAAAATTGAAAGGCGAACCGGGAACAACGGTCCATATCGTCATAGCCCGCCGGGGCGAGTCCAAGTTGATCGAAAAAACCATAACGCGCGAAATTATTAATACCAACGCCGTGGAAAAAGAAGAAAAACGCATGTTGGACGGTTCCATTGGCTACATTCGGCTGCGCGATTTCACTCGCGACGCCGCCGAAGAAGTGGAAAGCGCCATCCAGGAACTTCGGCTTCAGGGGATGAAAGGACTGATTTTCGACTTGCGTTATAACGGCGGCGGTTTGCTCAATGTCGCCGTCAAGACCAGCGATCTATTCATCGAGCCGGGTAAAGTGATCATGTCCCATAAAGACAACCGGGGCGTGGAAACGAAATACTACGCCGAGAAGAAGCCACTGGGCGATTTCCTCCTGGCGATATTGGTCAATGAGTATTCCGCCAGCGCTTCCGAGATCGTAGCAGGCTGCATTCAAGATCAAAAACGCGGCGTCATCGTTGGGCCTATCGGCCATAAAACATTGGGGAAAGGCTCCGTCCAAACGCTTTACGACCTGAAGCAAGGCGCTTCCCTTAAACTTACTACTGCCAAGTATTACACTCCTTCGGGACGTTCTATTGAAGACGACCAAGGTCTCACGCCCGATGTTTTCGTCCAAATCACCGACAATCAAAGGGATGCTGTCCGCAAAGCGGGGAAAATCGGCTATCTTACGCCCGAATTGGTTGGTCAAAAGCCGAAAGAAGAAGCGCCGCATAAAGTGAGCGTCGAAGAAGCTTTCCAGCCT